The Eriocheir sinensis breed Jianghai 21 chromosome 4, ASM2467909v1, whole genome shotgun sequence genome has a segment encoding these proteins:
- the LOC127010189 gene encoding serine/arginine repetitive matrix protein 2-like isoform X3, which translates to MSDSESERPSSECSWEGEATTSRGRQLTKKRKAMSSSSEGEEGEEEEEEEQEKQQPVSSRGVGAEFSEGEEEEGAVGPVQKASPPALNEDSSASSSEGDDDGDSADSDSSSEVPGAETCAICLGRMRGEVGSPESCDHTFCLICILEWAKTNASCPQDRKAFSKVLVRVRLGAEDVEREVVVQKEESEVVLLPEADNPTYCEVCHECDREERLLLCDGCDLGYHLECLDPPLVQVPVEEWFCPVCASANIPSMQVSVQPVPQEGESSSTRRRRIRQQSSSQRPRLIPRTRATERVRERVIRKRREKRKRRRQSRKRRIESGELDDPRPSVQCKERLLFFGNLDTSIPSEDTDDNFADHLLATGSGWSSSKNPVVRKADAAKVLRDSAFTPLSSYAGKASSAVINRVNTQAEETREDDVLSSILEKQSIVLTNSKQLSLTSDRKLKKDGERNEAAESFSLEQEELPLMSEPLPSRRPPPKDGEGSRSTSQEDDRRHSSPPRGPFHSRYAHHSSYSRNSSYGHPLRGYEPNRRTQREERVFREERIQREERLSGAVHYSPLEDRRRSPPRLSYQRQGPSYQYRNQRNFNPDHRNRDPPSHRDERPRYQRSPPWRDSGHRQNQSGESRWERRNTESSGSSSREPSSQERHGRNGKDSSRDLNSHDKYSRRNEDSEKHPRKEDDRSRKEDRGYHRHHHHRDHSDHRSYKSSRADRESPPSHSSRRSRSYSRSPVRSRSPNRSRSPFRSKSPLRSRSPIRSRSPTRSEAGSSSREIHCRGQEDSRRRRNAHKPSNESGASHRMSLSPALPEEASTDDKQQGSQRDTLEYDSVSDAKLSPLSSKCQEPPAESPVSMFDDTVNKERPVEDKLSSLKNEVYERDKSRHLEESPKASRWMKKEWDVKQAVSDIHCNSSVADQRHVTKGMNREEEKPTGSYEDNSRCMDENKVNGRRMETSGNLLKDAKRGDDMVQTSCKGEHKRDKPHKDVKTEDSRKNRNGYDAHPLLGGDCSEDTDKKQQQDEAECAVKEENNLERKKRKRLIPGILGRILPYTPEVELSHWDDEDSSTDSPSPFKVIKKSDAGESDKSITLPLSLQRLLPGSKSILEGIDNKNKTSKEKPKHKPDPDRREEEGGDPLCDEVLKPKPEAHKSKTEAHDTQRPDKRDGNSIIKKEKSCPWDKSHKKSTEGHKPTKADAKLHNNKSKDAVSSPSSSQGSSSSGKSKEKSSEKAPAKESHSLIPQRRDSSTHSDSKEKERDHKKTKSSSHMPRLAARTPEKHKEKKESSEKVKSIDMFGDISDISGSESGEDERKKPVKESCVVAKNPEKQKVAQEKKDEHLHGKTTGAHGLSDTEMKTIKCDTVLDKGPKEENVVAPGLTSSPPKTATKSKSPGKITKNTGLNKDHVLDLFGSTSDSDDAESPEVKSKETSVQKTPEKPHKSLPLKGNSAHRKARESAGSGKGKERKSEQGTTHEKKAVEKLPNSTSSESPKSESVQRNGNETTDSHTGKDRSFDREISLHKLSTEEQSKPTPESPKAGVQKHKSSKEPSDNHKRKDRKGEQESSHHKKPSEKPSHSTSSELPRGNSSHKKNKEATDTQREKNKKCEKETSPHKKSSEDATQGETEAKKRKETTDSHKEEKERHAQETPKKVSEKPPKATTSEHHDSSSDRRKTEAADTHNEEPWKGKTSSQAATEDCNKTKSRDPADNKGKTHSSKERKSSTEEKNLREKDLTSKTESKQSAVAASSLHPTSHALDKKEKKEAGDSYAKLKASLELKVVTEVKRWLDPHYRDKNITKDEYKEIVAKCVNKVVSAECGDVIESEKMRTLVEGYVKLYRHRRAKQQPPP; encoded by the exons ATGTCTGATTCTGAGTCTGAGCGCCCCTCCAGTGAATGTTCCTGGGAGGGCGAGGCGACCACCAGCAGGGGGAGGCAgctgacgaagaagaggaaggccatGTCCAGCAGctcagagggagaggaaggagaggaggaggaggaggaggaacaggagaagcagCAGCCTGTCAGTAGTCGAGGGGTCGGTGCTGAGTTttctgaaggagaggaagaggaaggtgctGTGGGTCCTGTCCAGAAGGCATCACCACCTGCTCTGAATGAAG ATTCGTCAGCGTCTTCTTCTGAAGGTGACGACGATGGAGACTCAGCGGACTCGGACAGCAGCAGTGAGGTGCCCGGGGCCGAGACCTGTGCCATCTGTCTGGGCCGCATGCGAGGGGAGGTTGGGTCTCCAGAGTCATGTGATCACACCTTCTGCCTCATCTGCATCCTGGAATGGGCCAAG ACCAACGCCTCGTGCCCTCAAGACCGCAAGGCATTCAGCAAGGTGTTGGTGCGCGTGAGGTTGGGGGCGGAGGATGTGGAGCGGGAGGTGGTGGTCCAGAAGGAGGAGTCGGAGGTGGTGCTGCTCCCAGAGGCGGACAACCCAACCTACTGTGAG GTGTGCCATGAGTGTGACCGGGAGGAGCGGCTGCTGCTGTGTGATGGCTGTGACCTCGGCTACCACCTGGAGTGCCTCGACCCCCCCCTGGTGCAGGTGCCCGTCGAGGAGTGGTTCTGCCCTGTCTGTGCCAGTGCCAACATTCCCTCCAtg CAGGTCAGTGTCCAGCCAGTCCCTCAGGAAGGCGAGTCCAGCAGCACACGGAGGCGCCGCATCAGGCAACAGTCTTCCTCACAGCGGCCGCGGCTCATCCCCCGCACCCGGGCCACCGAGAGGGTCAGGGAGAGGGTCATCAGGAAACGCAGGGAAAAACGCAAGAGACGCAGACAGAGCAGGAAACGCAGA ATAGAGAGCGGGGAACTGGATGACCCAAGACCTTCTGTTCAGTGCAAGGAACGTCTCCTTTTCTTTGGAAACCTCGACACTTCCATACCCTCTGAGGACAC GGATGACAACTTTGCTGATCATCTGCTGGCCACTGGGTCTGGGTGGTCCAGCAGCAAGAACCCTGTGGTGCGGAAGGCCGACGCTGCCAAGGTTCTGCGAGACTCTGCCTTCACCCCGCTGAGTAGCTATGCAGGAAAAGCATCGTCAGCAGTTATAAACCGTGTCAACACCCAGGCAGAGGAGACACGGGAGGATGATGTACTGAGCAGCATCCTGGAGAAACAGAGCATCGTCCTCACCAACTCCAAGCAGCTCTCTTTAACCAGTGATAGGAAGCTCAAGAAGGACGGTGAGAGAAATGAAGCAGCAGAGTCTTTCAGTCTAGAGCAGGAAGAGCTCCCCCTGATGTCGGAGCCCCTGCCATCACGGAGACCCCCGCCAAAAGATGGAGAGGGGAGCAGGAGTACATCCCAGGAAGATGACCGAAGGCACTCCAGCCCGCCAAGAGGACCTTTCCACTCCCGCTACGCTCACCACTCGTCCTACTCCCGGAACTCAAGTTATGGGCATCCGTTGCGGGGATACGAACCCAACCGCAGAAcacaaagagaggagagagtgttCAGGGAAGAAAGGATACAGAGAGAAGAGAGGCTATCAGGTGCTGTCCACTACTCTCCCTTAGAGGATAGACGTAGATCCCCTCCCAGGCTGTCCTACCAACGCCAAGGACCTTCCTATCAGTACAGGAACCAGAGGAATTTCAATCCCGACCACCGAAACCGAGATCCTCCTTCCCACCGAGATGAGAGGCCGAGGTATCAAAGGAGCCCCCCCTGGAGAGACTCTGGCCACAGACAAAACCAATCCGGTGAGTCACGTTGGGAGCGCCGGAACACAGAGTCATCAGGCAGCAGTAGCAGGGAGCCAAGCAGTCAGGAGAGGCATGGAAGGAACGGGAAAGACAGCAGTAGAGACTTAAATTCACATGACAAGTATTCTCGCAGAAATGAGGACAGTGAGAAGCACCCCAGGAAGGAGGATGACAGGTCTAGGAAGGAGGACAGAGggtaccaccgccaccaccatcacagggACCACTCAGACCATAGAAGCTACAAATCCTCAAGGGCAGACAGAGAGAGTCCGCCGTCCCATTCTTCGCGGCGGTCACGGTCTTATTCTAGATCACCTGTCAGGTCAAGGTCTCCAAACAGGTCTAGGTCACCCTTCAGGTCAAAGTCACCTCTCCGGTCAAGGTCACCTATTAGATCCAGGTCACCAACGAGGTCAGAAGCAGGCTCCAGTTCAAGGGAAATCCACTGCCGAGGTCAAGAggattccaggaggaggaggaatgcccaCAAGCCATCAAACGAGAGTGGAGCTTCACACAGAATGAGCCTGAGCCCAGCACTGCCGGAGGAAGCCTCAACAGATGACAAGCAACAGGGAAGTCAAAGAGATACTTTAGAATACGACTCCGTCTCTGATGCCAAACTTTCTCCGCTTTCCTCCAAATGTCAAGAACCTCCAGCAGAGTCACCAGTGAGTATGTTTGATGACACTGTTAATAAAGAAAGGCCTGTGGAAGATAAACTAAGCTCTCTCAAAAATGAAGTTTATGAAAGGGACAAAAGCAGGCATCTTGAAGAGTCTCCTAAAGCTTCCAGATGGATGAAAAAAGAGTGGGATGTGAAGCAGGCTGTGAGTGATATACATTGTAATAGCAGTGTAGCAGATCAAAGACATGTAACAAAAGGAatgaacagagaggaagagaaacccaCTGGTAGCTATGAAGACAACAGTAGATGTATGGATGAGAATAAGGTGAATGGCAGGAGGATGGAAACTTCAGGTAATTTGCTCAAGGATGCCAAAAGAGGAGATGATATGGTACAAACTAGCTGTAAGGGAGAACACAAAAGGGATAAGCCTCACAAGGATGTCAAAACTGAAGACTCgaggaaaaatagaaatggaTATGATGCTCATCCTCTCCTTGGTGGCGATTGCAGTGAGGACACCGACAAGAAGCAACAGCAAGATGAAGCTGAGTGTGctgtgaaggaagaaaataatttggagaggaagaagaggaaaaggttgaTACCCGGAATCTTAGGGCGGATCCTCCCCTACACCCCGGAAGTGGAGCTGTCTCATTGGGACGACGAGGACTCTTCCACagactctccttcccctttcaaaGTAATTAAGAAATCAGATGCGGGTGAGTCTGACAAATCCATAACACTTCCATTGTCACTGCAGAGACTTTTACCTGGAAGCAAAAGCATTCTTGAAGGAATcgacaacaaaaataaaacgtCCAAAGAGAAACCAAAACACAAGCCAGATCcagataggagagaggaggaagggggagatccGTTGTGTGATGAAGTTCTCAAGCCCAAACCTGAAGCTCACAAGTCAAAAACCGAAGCTCATGACACGCAAAGGCCAGACAAAAGAGATGGAAACAGCAtaatcaagaaagaaaagagttgTCCATGGGATAAGTCTCATAAAAAGAGTACAGAAGGTCACAAGCCAACAAAGGCTGATGCTAAGCTGCATAATAACAAGTCTAAGGATGCTGTCTCATCCCCATCATCTAGTCAAGGTTCTTCCTCCAgtggaaagagtaaagaaaaatcaTCAGAAAAAGCCCCTGCAAAGGAGTCCCATTCACTCATTCCTCAGAGGAGAGACAGCTCAACACATTCagatagtaaagaaaaagaaagagaccaCAAGAAAACTAAAAGTAGCTCTCACATGCCCAGGCTTGCAGCCAGAACACcagagaaacacaaggagaaaaaAGAGTCTTCAGAGAAAGTTAAAAGCATTGATATGTTTGGCGACATCAGTGACATCTCCGGCTCAGAGTCTGgcgaggatgagaggaagaagccaGTGAAAGAGAGTTGTGTAGTAGCAAAAAATCCTGAGAAACAAAAAGTTgcacaagaaaagaaagatgagcatCTGCACGGCAAGACAACGGGTGCACATGGATTAAGTGACactgaaatgaaaacaataaaatgtGATACTGTGCTTGATAAAGGCCCAAAGGAGGAAAATGTGGTGGCTCCAGGGTTGACCTCCTCACCACCTAAGACTGCCACAAAGTCAAAGAGCCCTGGAAAGATAACAAAGAATACAGGACTTAACAAAGACCATGTCCTGGATCTCTTTGGAAGCACCTCAGACAGTGATGATGCTGAGAGTCCTGAGGTGAAGTCCAAAGAAACAAGTGTACAAAAAACACCAGAGAAGCCACACAAGTCATTGCCACTCAAGGGTAATTCTGCTCACAGGAAAGCAAGGGAGAGTGCAGGCAgtggtaaaggaaaggagaggaagagtgaacaGGGAACTACTCATGAGAAGAAGGCAGTGGAGAAGCTTCCCAACTCTACTTCCTCAGAGTCACCAAAGTCAGAGTCTGTTcagaggaatggaaatgaaacCACAGACAGTCACACGGGGAAAGACAGGAGTTTTGACCGGGAAATTTCCCTGCACAAGTTATCAACAGAGGAACAGTCCAAGCCCACTCCAGAGTCACCGAAGGCAGGAGTGCAGAAACACAAGAGTTCAAAAGAGCCTTCAGACAACCacaagaggaaagacaggaaaggtgAACAGGAAAGTTCTCATCACAAAAAGCCATCAGAAAAGCCATCCCATTCCACATCTTCTGAGCTGCCCAGAGGCAATTCCAGTcacaaaaagaataaagaggcaACAGACacccagagagaaaaaaataaaaaatgtgagAAAGAAACTTCCCCTCACAAAAAGTCATCAGAGGATGCAACACAAGGAGAAACTGAGgccaagaaaaggaaagaaaccaCGGACAgccataaagaagagaaagagaggcatgCACAGGAGACGCCGAAAAAGGTTTCAGAAAAGCCACCCAAGGCCACGACTTCTGAGCACCATGACAGCAGCTCTGATCGCAGAAAGACAGAAGCCGCAGACACCCACAATGAAGAGCCATGGAAAGGCAAGACAAGCTCTCAGGCTGCCACGGAGGACTGCAATAAAACTAAGAGCAGGGATCCTGCTGATAACAAAGGGAAGACTCACAGCAGTAAGGAGAGGAAGTCCAGCACTGAAGAAAAAAATCTGAGAG AAAAAGACCTTACCAGCAAAACTGAAAGCAAGCAGTCTGCGGTGGCTGCCTCGTCCCTCCATCCCACTAGTCACGCCTtggacaagaaggagaagaaggaggctggTGACTCATATGCAAAG CTGAAGGCCTCCCTGGAGCTGAAGGTGGTGACGGAGGTGAAGAGGTGGCTGGACCCGCACTACCGGGACAAGAACATCACCAAAGACGAGTACAAGGAGATCGTGGCCAAGTGCGTCAACAAG GTTGTGTCAGCAGAGTGTGGCGATGTTATAGAGAGTGAGAAGATGCGTACCTTGGTGGAGGGCTACGTGAAGCTGTACAGACACCGGCGAGCCAAGCAGCAGCCGCCACCATAA
- the LOC127010189 gene encoding serine/arginine repetitive matrix protein 2-like isoform X4: protein MSDSESERPSSECSWEGEATTSRGRQLTKKRKAMSSSSEGEEGEEEEEEEQEKQQPVSSRGVGAEFSEGEEEEGAVGPVQKASPPALNEGDDDGDSADSDSSSEVPGAETCAICLGRMRGEVGSPESCDHTFCLICILEWAKTNASCPQDRKAFSKVLVRVRLGAEDVEREVVVQKEESEVVLLPEADNPTYCEVCHECDREERLLLCDGCDLGYHLECLDPPLVQVPVEEWFCPVCASANIPSMQVSVQPVPQEGESSSTRRRRIRQQSSSQRPRLIPRTRATERVRERVIRKRREKRKRRRQSRKRRIESGELDDPRPSVQCKERLLFFGNLDTSIPSEDTDDNFADHLLATGSGWSSSKNPVVRKADAAKVLRDSAFTPLSSYAGKASSAVINRVNTQAEETREDDVLSSILEKQSIVLTNSKQLSLTSDRKLKKDGERNEAAESFSLEQEELPLMSEPLPSRRPPPKDGEGSRSTSQEDDRRHSSPPRGPFHSRYAHHSSYSRNSSYGHPLRGYEPNRRTQREERVFREERIQREERLSGAVHYSPLEDRRRSPPRLSYQRQGPSYQYRNQRNFNPDHRNRDPPSHRDERPRYQRSPPWRDSGHRQNQSGESRWERRNTESSGSSSREPSSQERHGRNGKDSSRDLNSHDKYSRRNEDSEKHPRKEDDRSRKEDRGYHRHHHHRDHSDHRSYKSSRADRESPPSHSSRRSRSYSRSPVRSRSPNRSRSPFRSKSPLRSRSPIRSRSPTRSEAGSSSREIHCRGQEDSRRRRNAHKPSNESGASHRMSLSPALPEEASTDDKQQGSQRDTLEYDSVSDAKLSPLSSKCQEPPAESPVSMFDDTVNKERPVEDKLSSLKNEVYERDKSRHLEESPKASRWMKKEWDVKQAVSDIHCNSSVADQRHVTKGMNREEEKPTGSYEDNSRCMDENKVNGRRMETSGNLLKDAKRGDDMVQTSCKGEHKRDKPHKDVKTEDSRKNRNGYDAHPLLGGDCSEDTDKKQQQDEAECAVKEENNLERKKRKRLIPGILGRILPYTPEVELSHWDDEDSSTDSPSPFKVIKKSDAGESDKSITLPLSLQRLLPGSKSILEGIDNKNKTSKEKPKHKPDPDRREEEGGDPLCDEVLKPKPEAHKSKTEAHDTQRPDKRDGNSIIKKEKSCPWDKSHKKSTEGHKPTKADAKLHNNKSKDAVSSPSSSQGSSSSGKSKEKSSEKAPAKESHSLIPQRRDSSTHSDSKEKERDHKKTKSSSHMPRLAARTPEKHKEKKESSEKVKSIDMFGDISDISGSESGEDERKKPVKESCVVAKNPEKQKVAQEKKDEHLHGKTTGAHGLSDTEMKTIKCDTVLDKGPKEENVVAPGLTSSPPKTATKSKSPGKITKNTGLNKDHVLDLFGSTSDSDDAESPEVKSKETSVQKTPEKPHKSLPLKGNSAHRKARESAGSGKGKERKSEQGTTHEKKAVEKLPNSTSSESPKSESVQRNGNETTDSHTGKDRSFDREISLHKLSTEEQSKPTPESPKAGVQKHKSSKEPSDNHKRKDRKGEQESSHHKKPSEKPSHSTSSELPRGNSSHKKNKEATDTQREKNKKCEKETSPHKKSSEDATQGETEAKKRKETTDSHKEEKERHAQETPKKVSEKPPKATTSEHHDSSSDRRKTEAADTHNEEPWKGKTSSQAATEDCNKTKSRDPADNKGKTHSSKERKSSTEEKNLREKDLTSKTESKQSAVAASSLHPTSHALDKKEKKEAGDSYAKQLKASLELKVVTEVKRWLDPHYRDKNITKDEYKEIVAKCVNKVVSAECGDVIESEKMRTLVEGYVKLYRHRRAKQQPPP, encoded by the exons ATGTCTGATTCTGAGTCTGAGCGCCCCTCCAGTGAATGTTCCTGGGAGGGCGAGGCGACCACCAGCAGGGGGAGGCAgctgacgaagaagaggaaggccatGTCCAGCAGctcagagggagaggaaggagaggaggaggaggaggaggaacaggagaagcagCAGCCTGTCAGTAGTCGAGGGGTCGGTGCTGAGTTttctgaaggagaggaagaggaaggtgctGTGGGTCCTGTCCAGAAGGCATCACCACCTGCTCTGAATGAAG GTGACGACGATGGAGACTCAGCGGACTCGGACAGCAGCAGTGAGGTGCCCGGGGCCGAGACCTGTGCCATCTGTCTGGGCCGCATGCGAGGGGAGGTTGGGTCTCCAGAGTCATGTGATCACACCTTCTGCCTCATCTGCATCCTGGAATGGGCCAAG ACCAACGCCTCGTGCCCTCAAGACCGCAAGGCATTCAGCAAGGTGTTGGTGCGCGTGAGGTTGGGGGCGGAGGATGTGGAGCGGGAGGTGGTGGTCCAGAAGGAGGAGTCGGAGGTGGTGCTGCTCCCAGAGGCGGACAACCCAACCTACTGTGAG GTGTGCCATGAGTGTGACCGGGAGGAGCGGCTGCTGCTGTGTGATGGCTGTGACCTCGGCTACCACCTGGAGTGCCTCGACCCCCCCCTGGTGCAGGTGCCCGTCGAGGAGTGGTTCTGCCCTGTCTGTGCCAGTGCCAACATTCCCTCCAtg CAGGTCAGTGTCCAGCCAGTCCCTCAGGAAGGCGAGTCCAGCAGCACACGGAGGCGCCGCATCAGGCAACAGTCTTCCTCACAGCGGCCGCGGCTCATCCCCCGCACCCGGGCCACCGAGAGGGTCAGGGAGAGGGTCATCAGGAAACGCAGGGAAAAACGCAAGAGACGCAGACAGAGCAGGAAACGCAGA ATAGAGAGCGGGGAACTGGATGACCCAAGACCTTCTGTTCAGTGCAAGGAACGTCTCCTTTTCTTTGGAAACCTCGACACTTCCATACCCTCTGAGGACAC GGATGACAACTTTGCTGATCATCTGCTGGCCACTGGGTCTGGGTGGTCCAGCAGCAAGAACCCTGTGGTGCGGAAGGCCGACGCTGCCAAGGTTCTGCGAGACTCTGCCTTCACCCCGCTGAGTAGCTATGCAGGAAAAGCATCGTCAGCAGTTATAAACCGTGTCAACACCCAGGCAGAGGAGACACGGGAGGATGATGTACTGAGCAGCATCCTGGAGAAACAGAGCATCGTCCTCACCAACTCCAAGCAGCTCTCTTTAACCAGTGATAGGAAGCTCAAGAAGGACGGTGAGAGAAATGAAGCAGCAGAGTCTTTCAGTCTAGAGCAGGAAGAGCTCCCCCTGATGTCGGAGCCCCTGCCATCACGGAGACCCCCGCCAAAAGATGGAGAGGGGAGCAGGAGTACATCCCAGGAAGATGACCGAAGGCACTCCAGCCCGCCAAGAGGACCTTTCCACTCCCGCTACGCTCACCACTCGTCCTACTCCCGGAACTCAAGTTATGGGCATCCGTTGCGGGGATACGAACCCAACCGCAGAAcacaaagagaggagagagtgttCAGGGAAGAAAGGATACAGAGAGAAGAGAGGCTATCAGGTGCTGTCCACTACTCTCCCTTAGAGGATAGACGTAGATCCCCTCCCAGGCTGTCCTACCAACGCCAAGGACCTTCCTATCAGTACAGGAACCAGAGGAATTTCAATCCCGACCACCGAAACCGAGATCCTCCTTCCCACCGAGATGAGAGGCCGAGGTATCAAAGGAGCCCCCCCTGGAGAGACTCTGGCCACAGACAAAACCAATCCGGTGAGTCACGTTGGGAGCGCCGGAACACAGAGTCATCAGGCAGCAGTAGCAGGGAGCCAAGCAGTCAGGAGAGGCATGGAAGGAACGGGAAAGACAGCAGTAGAGACTTAAATTCACATGACAAGTATTCTCGCAGAAATGAGGACAGTGAGAAGCACCCCAGGAAGGAGGATGACAGGTCTAGGAAGGAGGACAGAGggtaccaccgccaccaccatcacagggACCACTCAGACCATAGAAGCTACAAATCCTCAAGGGCAGACAGAGAGAGTCCGCCGTCCCATTCTTCGCGGCGGTCACGGTCTTATTCTAGATCACCTGTCAGGTCAAGGTCTCCAAACAGGTCTAGGTCACCCTTCAGGTCAAAGTCACCTCTCCGGTCAAGGTCACCTATTAGATCCAGGTCACCAACGAGGTCAGAAGCAGGCTCCAGTTCAAGGGAAATCCACTGCCGAGGTCAAGAggattccaggaggaggaggaatgcccaCAAGCCATCAAACGAGAGTGGAGCTTCACACAGAATGAGCCTGAGCCCAGCACTGCCGGAGGAAGCCTCAACAGATGACAAGCAACAGGGAAGTCAAAGAGATACTTTAGAATACGACTCCGTCTCTGATGCCAAACTTTCTCCGCTTTCCTCCAAATGTCAAGAACCTCCAGCAGAGTCACCAGTGAGTATGTTTGATGACACTGTTAATAAAGAAAGGCCTGTGGAAGATAAACTAAGCTCTCTCAAAAATGAAGTTTATGAAAGGGACAAAAGCAGGCATCTTGAAGAGTCTCCTAAAGCTTCCAGATGGATGAAAAAAGAGTGGGATGTGAAGCAGGCTGTGAGTGATATACATTGTAATAGCAGTGTAGCAGATCAAAGACATGTAACAAAAGGAatgaacagagaggaagagaaacccaCTGGTAGCTATGAAGACAACAGTAGATGTATGGATGAGAATAAGGTGAATGGCAGGAGGATGGAAACTTCAGGTAATTTGCTCAAGGATGCCAAAAGAGGAGATGATATGGTACAAACTAGCTGTAAGGGAGAACACAAAAGGGATAAGCCTCACAAGGATGTCAAAACTGAAGACTCgaggaaaaatagaaatggaTATGATGCTCATCCTCTCCTTGGTGGCGATTGCAGTGAGGACACCGACAAGAAGCAACAGCAAGATGAAGCTGAGTGTGctgtgaaggaagaaaataatttggagaggaagaagaggaaaaggttgaTACCCGGAATCTTAGGGCGGATCCTCCCCTACACCCCGGAAGTGGAGCTGTCTCATTGGGACGACGAGGACTCTTCCACagactctccttcccctttcaaaGTAATTAAGAAATCAGATGCGGGTGAGTCTGACAAATCCATAACACTTCCATTGTCACTGCAGAGACTTTTACCTGGAAGCAAAAGCATTCTTGAAGGAATcgacaacaaaaataaaacgtCCAAAGAGAAACCAAAACACAAGCCAGATCcagataggagagaggaggaagggggagatccGTTGTGTGATGAAGTTCTCAAGCCCAAACCTGAAGCTCACAAGTCAAAAACCGAAGCTCATGACACGCAAAGGCCAGACAAAAGAGATGGAAACAGCAtaatcaagaaagaaaagagttgTCCATGGGATAAGTCTCATAAAAAGAGTACAGAAGGTCACAAGCCAACAAAGGCTGATGCTAAGCTGCATAATAACAAGTCTAAGGATGCTGTCTCATCCCCATCATCTAGTCAAGGTTCTTCCTCCAgtggaaagagtaaagaaaaatcaTCAGAAAAAGCCCCTGCAAAGGAGTCCCATTCACTCATTCCTCAGAGGAGAGACAGCTCAACACATTCagatagtaaagaaaaagaaagagaccaCAAGAAAACTAAAAGTAGCTCTCACATGCCCAGGCTTGCAGCCAGAACACcagagaaacacaaggagaaaaaAGAGTCTTCAGAGAAAGTTAAAAGCATTGATATGTTTGGCGACATCAGTGACATCTCCGGCTCAGAGTCTGgcgaggatgagaggaagaagccaGTGAAAGAGAGTTGTGTAGTAGCAAAAAATCCTGAGAAACAAAAAGTTgcacaagaaaagaaagatgagcatCTGCACGGCAAGACAACGGGTGCACATGGATTAAGTGACactgaaatgaaaacaataaaatgtGATACTGTGCTTGATAAAGGCCCAAAGGAGGAAAATGTGGTGGCTCCAGGGTTGACCTCCTCACCACCTAAGACTGCCACAAAGTCAAAGAGCCCTGGAAAGATAACAAAGAATACAGGACTTAACAAAGACCATGTCCTGGATCTCTTTGGAAGCACCTCAGACAGTGATGATGCTGAGAGTCCTGAGGTGAAGTCCAAAGAAACAAGTGTACAAAAAACACCAGAGAAGCCACACAAGTCATTGCCACTCAAGGGTAATTCTGCTCACAGGAAAGCAAGGGAGAGTGCAGGCAgtggtaaaggaaaggagaggaagagtgaacaGGGAACTACTCATGAGAAGAAGGCAGTGGAGAAGCTTCCCAACTCTACTTCCTCAGAGTCACCAAAGTCAGAGTCTGTTcagaggaatggaaatgaaacCACAGACAGTCACACGGGGAAAGACAGGAGTTTTGACCGGGAAATTTCCCTGCACAAGTTATCAACAGAGGAACAGTCCAAGCCCACTCCAGAGTCACCGAAGGCAGGAGTGCAGAAACACAAGAGTTCAAAAGAGCCTTCAGACAACCacaagaggaaagacaggaaaggtgAACAGGAAAGTTCTCATCACAAAAAGCCATCAGAAAAGCCATCCCATTCCACATCTTCTGAGCTGCCCAGAGGCAATTCCAGTcacaaaaagaataaagaggcaACAGACacccagagagaaaaaaataaaaaatgtgagAAAGAAACTTCCCCTCACAAAAAGTCATCAGAGGATGCAACACAAGGAGAAACTGAGgccaagaaaaggaaagaaaccaCGGACAgccataaagaagagaaagagaggcatgCACAGGAGACGCCGAAAAAGGTTTCAGAAAAGCCACCCAAGGCCACGACTTCTGAGCACCATGACAGCAGCTCTGATCGCAGAAAGACAGAAGCCGCAGACACCCACAATGAAGAGCCATGGAAAGGCAAGACAAGCTCTCAGGCTGCCACGGAGGACTGCAATAAAACTAAGAGCAGGGATCCTGCTGATAACAAAGGGAAGACTCACAGCAGTAAGGAGAGGAAGTCCAGCACTGAAGAAAAAAATCTGAGAG AAAAAGACCTTACCAGCAAAACTGAAAGCAAGCAGTCTGCGGTGGCTGCCTCGTCCCTCCATCCCACTAGTCACGCCTtggacaagaaggagaagaaggaggctggTGACTCATATGCAAAG CAGCTGAAGGCCTCCCTGGAGCTGAAGGTGGTGACGGAGGTGAAGAGGTGGCTGGACCCGCACTACCGGGACAAGAACATCACCAAAGACGAGTACAAGGAGATCGTGGCCAAGTGCGTCAACAAG GTTGTGTCAGCAGAGTGTGGCGATGTTATAGAGAGTGAGAAGATGCGTACCTTGGTGGAGGGCTACGTGAAGCTGTACAGACACCGGCGAGCCAAGCAGCAGCCGCCACCATAA